From one Lycium barbarum isolate Lr01 chromosome 6, ASM1917538v2, whole genome shotgun sequence genomic stretch:
- the LOC132645520 gene encoding RING-H2 finger protein ATL67-like: MSTTIPSSVHHPQQPPPPPLTTTPPTLSQNISTIGLGYAIAIALGFVVLLSTILLASYICCRSAAARRRRRRRQANSQNPNNTENGIYLPRIIFVAEDDENDDLASQNSTLGLDQVVINSYPKLVYSKRNGNGNDVVCPICLCDYKDGEMLRMMPDCKHYFHVMCLDAWLKLNASCPVCRNSPLPTPLSTPLSEVVPLSQYSDGRRRL; encoded by the coding sequence ATGTCCACCACCATTCCCTCCTCCGTCCACCACCCccaacaaccaccaccaccacctctAACCACCACCCCACCCACCCTTTCTCAAAATATCAGCACCATAGGCCTTGGCTACGCAATTGCCATAGCTCTCGGCTTCGTTGTTCTTCTCTCAACTATCCTCCTTGCTTCTTACATCTGCTGCCGCTCCGCCGCCGCTCGCCGCCGCCGCCGTCGCCGTCAAGCGAATTCACAAAACCCTAACAACACCGAAAACGGAATTTACCTTCctcgtatcatattcgtagcagAAGACGATGAAAACGATGACCTGGCATCACAAAATTCAACGTTGGGACTTGATCAAGTCGTGATAAACTCGTACCCGAAGTTGGTTTACTCGAAAAGAAATGGAAATGGGAACGATGTTGTTTGTCCGATATGTTTGTGTGATTACAAGGATGGAGAGATGTTGAGGATGATGCCGGATTGTAAGCATTATTTTCATGTTATGTGTTTAGACGCGTGGCTGAAATTGAATGCTTCGTGTCCTGTTTGTCGGAATTCGCCGTTACCAACGCCGTTATCTACGCCGTTATCGGAAGTCGTCCCTCTTTCTCAGTACTCTGATGGACGGCGAAGGCTATGA